CAGGTCGACGTCGCGGAGCACGCACCGCAGGCGCTCGCGCTGATGGAGGCCGACGCTGCCGACATCATTATCTCCGATCTGAGCATGCCGGCGATGACAGGACTCCAGCTGCTGGAGGAAGTGCGCACCAGGCATCCCGACACACTGCTGGTGCTGATGACCGCTCATGGCGACGAGCGCATCGCCGTGCAGGCGCTCAAGCTCGGCGCGTTCGACTACCTGCCGAAGCCGTTCGACAATGACGAAGTGCGGGCAGTCGTCGAGCGTGCGCGCGAGCTGCTCGCGCTCCGGACGGAGAACGCGCGACTGCGTGCGGAGCTGGCGACGCAGTATGGCGACATCATCGGCGGCGCCGCGTCCATGCGTGAGCTGTACCGGCTCATCGACCGGGCCGCCCCGACCGACGTGACCGTGCTGATCACGGGAGAGAGCGGCACCGGCAAGGAGCTCGTCGCGCGCGCGCTCCACGCCCGCAGCCGGAGGAGCCGGAGAGCGTTCGTCGCACTCAACTGTTCGGCGATTCCGGCCGCACTGGTCGAGAGCGAGCTGTTCGGTCACGTGCGCGGTGCGTTCACGGGTGCCGACCGGGATCGCGCAGGGATCTTCGAGGCCGCCGCGGGCGGAACGCTGTTTCTCGATGAGATCGGTGACCTCGCGGAGCCGGCACAGGCGAAGCTGCTGCGAGCGATCGAGGAGCGCACGATCACCCGCGTTGGCGCGACCGCGCCGATCGAAGTCGATGCGCGCGTGATCGCCGCTACCAACCGTCCGCTGGACACCATGATAGCCGAGGGATCGTTCCGCGAGGATCTGTTGTATCGCCTGGCCGTGTTCCA
This is a stretch of genomic DNA from Longimicrobiales bacterium. It encodes these proteins:
- a CDS encoding sigma-54 dependent transcriptional regulator; amino-acid sequence: QVDVAEHAPQALALMEADAADIIISDLSMPAMTGLQLLEEVRTRHPDTLLVLMTAHGDERIAVQALKLGAFDYLPKPFDNDEVRAVVERARELLALRTENARLRAELATQYGDIIGGAASMRELYRLIDRAAPTDVTVLITGESGTGKELVARALHARSRRSRRAFVALNCSAIPAALVESELFGHVRGAFTGADRDRAGIFEAAAGGTLFLDEIGDLAEPAQAKLLRAIEERTITRVGATAPIEVDARVIAATNRPLDTMIAEGSFREDLLYRLAVFQVTLPPLRERREDIAALAVHFTAAAAERHRLEPLPLDGAARRALLAHTWPGNVRELRNAIERALVVADGAAITVADLPSSIVGSVAPLAPADAAVAELPYIEARDRAMDTFDRAFLAAALERHDGNVSATARALGLHRQSLQKMLRRVGLNEGR